The following coding sequences lie in one Streptococcus suis genomic window:
- a CDS encoding oxidoreductase yields MKNQVQYKWATLGTGVIANELVQALQAMGGNLYSVANRTYDKGVEFAKKYGIEKVYREIDEVFVDPEVDIVYISTPHNTHIHYLRKALKAGKHVLCEKSITLNSEELAEAIQLAEENQVILAEAMTIFHMPIYRQLSEVVASGKLGELKMIQMNFGSYKEYDMTNRFFNKNLAGGALLDIGVYALSFVRWFMTEKPNQVLSQVKLAPTGVDEQVGILLSNDAGEMATIALTLHAKQPKRGTIAYDKGYIELYEYPRGQKAVITYTEDGSQEIIEAGETVKALSYEVADMEKAVAGIENTMHLTYTQDVMDIMTQLRKEWGLVYPEEM; encoded by the coding sequence ATGAAAAATCAAGTACAGTACAAGTGGGCGACTCTGGGCACAGGTGTCATTGCCAACGAATTGGTTCAGGCCTTGCAGGCTATGGGGGGAAATCTTTATTCGGTGGCCAACCGTACCTATGACAAGGGTGTGGAGTTTGCTAAAAAATATGGCATCGAGAAAGTTTATCGGGAAATCGATGAAGTGTTTGTGGATCCTGAAGTAGACATTGTCTATATTTCTACGCCTCACAATACCCATATCCATTATTTGAGAAAGGCCTTGAAGGCTGGAAAGCATGTCCTCTGTGAGAAGTCCATTACCTTGAATTCGGAAGAATTGGCAGAAGCTATTCAACTGGCAGAGGAAAATCAGGTTATTCTGGCAGAAGCCATGACCATTTTCCATATGCCAATCTATCGTCAGTTGAGCGAAGTTGTTGCCAGTGGTAAGCTGGGAGAGTTGAAGATGATTCAGATGAACTTTGGTAGCTACAAGGAATACGACATGACCAACCGCTTCTTCAATAAGAACTTGGCAGGTGGTGCTCTTTTAGATATCGGTGTCTACGCTCTATCCTTTGTCCGTTGGTTTATGACGGAAAAGCCAAATCAAGTCCTATCTCAGGTTAAATTGGCTCCGACAGGTGTAGACGAGCAAGTGGGTATTTTGCTCAGCAATGATGCAGGAGAAATGGCGACCATCGCCTTGACTCTCCATGCCAAACAGCCAAAACGCGGAACGATTGCCTACGATAAAGGCTACATTGAGCTCTACGAGTATCCTCGTGGACAAAAGGCGGTTATTACCTATACCGAAGACGGCAGTCAAGAAATCATTGAGGCTGGCGAGACAGTCAAGGCCCTCTCTTATGAAGTGGCAGATATGGAAAAAGCTGTGGCTGGAATTGAAAACACCATGCACCTGACCTACACCCAAGATGTCATGGATATCATGACCCAACTCCGCAAAGAATGGGGCTTGGTTTATCCTGAAGAAATGTAG
- a CDS encoding IS110 family transposase, which produces MFHFTTLFIGMDVHKESFSLCYYDMMANQFKHSTKVGPNVSYIVNYVNELRHLYGQDAEVLCGYEAGCLGFTLYHQLQAHGIPCIVMAPTTVMKEGSKRVKTDKKDAAQLAKALAFRSYRPVHIPTVEDEQVKEYIRMRTDHKVALKKIKQQILAFCLRHDFRYTEGSSNWTQKHVRWLRSLNPDGLYAEILTEYLLTYEKLVDQIERYDARIEQLGQSDSYQEKVSRLSCFIGIKTLTALSIVTEIGDFNRFATAQHFASYLGLTPSENSSGDKERRGAITKAGNSHVRRLLIEAAQSLAKGTIGYKSKELKRRQSGNRVEVIAYADKANERLRRRYRTLVLGKNKKQNVAKTAIARELSGFIWGMMTGRIA; this is translated from the coding sequence ATGTTTCATTTTACCACACTTTTCATCGGAATGGATGTTCACAAAGAAAGTTTTTCACTCTGCTATTATGATATGATGGCGAATCAATTCAAACATAGCACTAAAGTTGGTCCAAATGTTAGCTATATTGTGAACTATGTGAATGAGCTTCGTCATTTATATGGTCAAGATGCAGAAGTGTTATGTGGCTACGAAGCCGGATGTCTTGGATTTACCCTATATCACCAGCTACAAGCTCACGGGATTCCCTGTATCGTGATGGCGCCTACAACGGTGATGAAGGAAGGATCTAAGCGTGTTAAGACTGATAAAAAAGATGCAGCTCAGCTCGCAAAAGCTCTGGCCTTTCGTAGCTATCGGCCTGTTCATATTCCTACTGTTGAGGATGAACAAGTCAAAGAATATATCCGCATGAGAACAGACCACAAAGTGGCTCTGAAGAAAATCAAACAACAAATTCTTGCCTTCTGTCTCCGACATGATTTTCGCTATACCGAGGGAAGCAGTAATTGGACACAGAAACATGTCCGCTGGCTCCGTTCCCTAAATCCTGATGGACTTTACGCAGAGATTTTGACAGAATATCTATTGACCTATGAGAAATTAGTAGATCAAATAGAACGGTATGATGCACGAATTGAGCAACTGGGTCAAAGCGACAGTTATCAAGAGAAGGTCTCACGGCTTTCTTGCTTTATTGGCATTAAAACACTAACTGCTCTTTCCATTGTGACAGAAATCGGTGATTTTAATCGCTTTGCGACAGCTCAACATTTTGCTTCTTATCTTGGGCTAACTCCTAGCGAAAATTCTAGCGGCGACAAGGAGAGAAGAGGTGCTATCACCAAAGCTGGGAATAGCCATGTGAGACGACTTCTGATAGAAGCTGCACAATCATTGGCTAAGGGGACGATTGGGTATAAATCCAAAGAATTGAAAAGGAGACAAAGTGGAAACCGAGTGGAGGTGATTGCTTATGCGGATAAGGCTAATGAACGCTTAAGAAGACGTTATCGCACACTTGTTCTAGGAAAAAATAAGAAACAAAATGTTGCTAAAACAGCTATTGCACGAGAATTGTCTGGTTTTATTTGGGGGATGATGACAGGAAGAATAGCTTGA
- a CDS encoding ribonuclease HIII, whose translation MNTVVLKVSPQVATKMISHYAAYQAHSKNPYMTAFFKLEGTSLSIYTSGKVVFQGEMAEQEAGLWGYEPESSEQTTIPGQNLPMIGTDEVGNGSYFGGLAVVASFVRPEDHAFLKSLGVDDSKKMTDQKICQIAPLLKEKIPHQALLLSPKKYNEVIEQGYNAVSVKVALHNQAIFLLLQKGVHPEKIVIDAFTSSQNYQKYLKKEANQFANPVTLEEKAEGKYLAVAVSSIIARAMFLENLVQLGQLVGRSLPSGAGSKSDQVAASILKDYGMAGLNETAKLHFANTQKAQKLLK comes from the coding sequence ATGAATACAGTCGTACTAAAGGTCTCTCCACAAGTAGCGACCAAAATGATCAGCCACTACGCGGCCTACCAAGCACATAGCAAAAATCCCTATATGACAGCCTTTTTCAAGCTAGAAGGGACCAGCCTGTCCATCTACACTTCTGGAAAAGTCGTTTTTCAGGGGGAAATGGCAGAGCAGGAAGCAGGGCTCTGGGGCTATGAGCCAGAAAGCTCTGAACAGACGACCATACCTGGTCAAAACCTGCCCATGATTGGTACGGATGAGGTTGGAAACGGGTCTTATTTTGGAGGTTTGGCAGTCGTTGCTAGTTTTGTCCGCCCAGAAGACCATGCCTTTCTCAAGTCGCTTGGTGTGGATGATTCCAAGAAAATGACAGACCAGAAAATCTGCCAAATCGCCCCTCTCTTAAAAGAGAAAATCCCCCACCAAGCTCTGCTATTGTCACCGAAAAAATACAACGAAGTCATCGAGCAAGGCTACAATGCGGTGTCTGTCAAGGTCGCCCTGCACAATCAGGCTATTTTCCTACTCTTGCAAAAGGGTGTCCATCCTGAGAAGATTGTCATTGATGCCTTTACTTCTAGCCAAAATTATCAAAAGTACTTGAAGAAGGAGGCAAACCAATTCGCCAATCCGGTTACTCTAGAAGAAAAGGCTGAGGGCAAGTACCTGGCTGTGGCAGTATCTTCTATTATTGCTAGAGCTATGTTTTTAGAAAATCTTGTCCAGCTTGGTCAATTGGTAGGCAGAAGCCTGCCTTCAGGAGCTGGCAGTAAGTCCGACCAAGTCGCAGCCAGCATCTTAAAAGACTATGGCATGGCTGGTCTCAATGAGACTGCAAAACTTCACTTTGCTAATACGCAAAAAGCACAAAAATTATTGAAATGA
- the lepB gene encoding signal peptidase I, with protein sequence MGAIQKTKRSPLVAFLAEWGIFLLFMVAFFASRYFIWNPVSVDGHSMDPTLQHQEKLIMLKTTSIDRFDIVVASETDSDGKEKLIVKRVIGMPGDTIRYENDVLYVNDQKVDEPYLDEYLAAFQKDKLQEVYSYNKQFQAVAQSAEAFTQDANGYIDFTVTVPEGQYYLMGDDRLVSLDSRSVGTFSRENIKGEVVFRMWPLNRIGTVD encoded by the coding sequence ATGGGAGCAATCCAAAAAACAAAACGCTCACCACTAGTCGCCTTCTTAGCTGAATGGGGCATCTTTTTACTGTTTATGGTAGCTTTTTTTGCCAGTCGATACTTTATCTGGAATCCTGTATCTGTCGATGGCCATTCCATGGACCCAACGCTTCAACACCAAGAAAAACTCATCATGCTAAAAACGACCTCTATCGACCGCTTTGATATTGTTGTAGCCAGTGAGACAGACAGCGACGGCAAGGAAAAACTGATTGTCAAACGTGTGATTGGTATGCCAGGTGACACCATTCGCTACGAAAACGATGTCCTCTATGTTAACGACCAAAAAGTGGACGAGCCTTACTTAGATGAATATCTAGCTGCATTCCAGAAAGATAAACTTCAAGAAGTCTATTCTTACAACAAACAATTCCAAGCTGTGGCCCAATCTGCTGAAGCTTTCACACAAGATGCCAATGGTTACATAGACTTTACCGTGACAGTCCCAGAAGGACAATACTACCTGATGGGAGATGACCGTCTTGTCTCACTAGATAGTCGTAGTGTAGGAACATTTTCCCGTGAAAACATCAAAGGAGAAGTTGTCTTTCGCATGTGGCCTCTCAACCGTATTGGGACTGTTGATTAA
- the treC gene encoding alpha,alpha-phosphotrehalase yields the protein MTIDKRKVVYQIYPKSYKDTTGNGVGDLRGIIEKLPYLKELGIDMIWLNPFYPSPQRDNGYDISDYTAVNPDFGTMADFEEMVAVGKELGIEFMLDMVLNHCSTEHEWFQKALAGDKYYQDFFILRDQPTDWVSKFGGNAWAPFGDTGKYYLHLFDVTQADLNWRNPHVREELFKVVNFWKDKGVKGFRFDVINLIGKDEVLEDCPINDGKPAYTDRPITHDYLKMMNNATFGSEKGFMTVGEMSATTIENCILYTAPEREELSMAFNFHHLKVDYKDGQKWTIMDFDFEELKHLFHTWGEEMSVGNGWNALFYNNHDQPRALNRFVDVENFRKEGATMLAASIHLSRGTPYIYMGEEIGMIDPDYDSMDDYVDVESINAYQMLLNQGHTPEQAFKIIQAKSRDNSRTPMQWDASDNAGFSTGTPWLKAGKSYQTINVEQEKTGPIFTFYQELIRLRKELPLISEGDYKAAYKDSQKVYAFERLHNGEKLLVLNNFFAEEVELELADDYARGQILISNYPDNKLGKKITLKPYQALAIQVN from the coding sequence ATGACAATAGACAAACGAAAGGTTGTTTATCAAATCTACCCAAAATCTTACAAGGATACAACTGGAAATGGTGTAGGGGATTTACGAGGAATTATTGAAAAACTACCTTATTTGAAGGAGCTAGGCATTGATATGATTTGGCTCAACCCTTTCTACCCAAGTCCTCAGCGGGACAACGGCTATGATATTTCTGATTACACAGCCGTCAATCCTGATTTTGGGACCATGGCTGACTTTGAAGAAATGGTGGCTGTCGGTAAAGAGCTGGGTATCGAATTCATGCTAGACATGGTCCTCAACCACTGCTCAACGGAGCATGAATGGTTCCAAAAAGCCCTAGCAGGCGACAAATACTACCAAGATTTCTTTATCCTGCGTGACCAGCCAACTGACTGGGTGTCTAAGTTTGGCGGCAATGCCTGGGCTCCCTTTGGAGATACTGGGAAATACTACCTCCATCTCTTTGACGTGACCCAAGCCGACCTCAACTGGCGAAACCCTCATGTCCGCGAAGAACTCTTCAAAGTGGTCAACTTCTGGAAAGACAAGGGTGTCAAAGGCTTCCGCTTCGACGTTATCAACCTGATTGGTAAGGACGAAGTCCTCGAAGACTGCCCAATCAATGACGGCAAGCCTGCCTACACAGACCGCCCGATTACCCACGACTACCTCAAGATGATGAACAATGCTACTTTTGGTAGCGAAAAAGGCTTCATGACCGTCGGGGAAATGTCTGCCACCACCATTGAAAACTGCATTCTCTACACAGCTCCCGAGCGGGAAGAATTGTCCATGGCCTTCAACTTCCACCACTTGAAAGTGGATTACAAGGACGGGCAAAAATGGACCATCATGGACTTTGACTTTGAAGAACTCAAACACCTCTTCCATACTTGGGGTGAAGAAATGTCCGTCGGAAATGGCTGGAACGCCCTTTTCTACAACAACCACGACCAGCCTCGAGCCCTCAACCGCTTTGTTGATGTGGAGAATTTCCGTAAGGAAGGAGCAACCATGCTAGCAGCCTCTATCCACCTGTCCCGCGGTACGCCTTACATCTACATGGGCGAGGAAATCGGCATGATCGACCCTGACTACGACAGCATGGACGACTATGTCGATGTCGAGTCTATCAATGCCTACCAGATGCTCTTGAATCAAGGTCACACACCTGAGCAGGCCTTCAAGATTATCCAGGCCAAGTCCCGTGACAATTCCCGCACTCCGATGCAATGGGATGCTTCTGACAATGCAGGCTTCTCAACAGGCACACCTTGGCTGAAAGCTGGCAAATCCTATCAAACGATTAACGTTGAGCAGGAAAAAACAGGCCCAATCTTCACCTTCTATCAAGAGTTGATTCGACTCCGAAAAGAACTACCCCTCATCTCAGAAGGGGATTACAAGGCAGCCTACAAGGATAGCCAGAAAGTCTACGCCTTTGAGCGCTTGCATAATGGCGAAAAACTACTGGTCCTAAACAACTTCTTTGCAGAAGAGGTTGAACTAGAACTAGCAGATGACTACGCACGTGGTCAAATCCTCATCAGCAACTACCCTGACAACAAACTCGGTAAGAAAATCACCCTCAAGCCGTATCAAGCATTGGCAATTCAAGTTAACTAA
- a CDS encoding peptidoglycan-binding protein LysM codes for MKNNKKMLYTSSLALSLFSTGMISTNVLAIEWAPRTVSEISPEIVQEEGKMTYTVQYGDTLSAIASAMNIDMDLLAKINQIADVNLIFPDTVLTTTVDQNNQVTQVEIEAPVQGNTNETVQATVDLTTNQVTVEDTVVPLDQISSVTDSAPVEEVVEQPVVEAPVEEVVEQPVAEAPVEEVVEQPVVEAPVEEVVEQPVVEAPVEEVAEQPVVEAPVEEVVEQPVVEAPVEEVVEQPVVETPQVTALSTTTTSTSAYDVGLQPQVAAFRAEVANAFGITSFSGYRPGDFGDHGKGLAIDFMVPQSSALGDQVAEYAIANMGAKNISYIIWKQRFYAPYASIYGPAYTWNLMPDRGSITENHYDHVHVSFN; via the coding sequence ATGAAAAACAATAAGAAGATGTTATACACATCCTCATTGGCTCTTTCCCTCTTTAGTACAGGGATGATTTCGACAAATGTTTTAGCCATCGAATGGGCTCCACGTACTGTTTCTGAAATTAGCCCAGAAATTGTACAAGAAGAAGGAAAGATGACCTATACTGTTCAGTATGGAGATACCTTATCTGCCATCGCCTCAGCTATGAATATTGATATGGACTTGCTGGCGAAAATAAATCAAATTGCAGATGTCAACTTGATTTTCCCTGATACGGTACTGACGACGACTGTTGACCAAAACAATCAAGTGACTCAGGTTGAGATTGAAGCTCCTGTTCAGGGAAACACAAATGAGACCGTTCAGGCAACTGTTGACCTAACAACCAATCAAGTAACGGTTGAGGATACGGTTGTTCCCTTGGATCAAATTTCATCAGTTACCGACTCAGCACCTGTAGAGGAAGTTGTAGAACAGCCTGTAGTAGAAGCGCCTGTAGAGGAAGTTGTAGAACAGCCTGTAGCAGAAGCACCTGTAGAGGAGGTTGTAGAGCAACCTGTCGTAGAAGCACCCGTAGAGGAAGTTGTAGAGCAACCTGTGGTTGAGGCACCTGTAGAGGAAGTTGCAGAACAGCCTGTCGTAGAAGCGCCCGTAGAGGAAGTTGTAGAACAGCCTGTAGTAGAAGCGCCCGTAGAGGAAGTTGTAGAACAGCCTGTAGTTGAAACTCCACAAGTGACAGCCCTATCAACCACTACAACAAGTACAAGTGCTTATGATGTCGGTTTGCAACCTCAGGTAGCAGCCTTCCGCGCAGAAGTGGCAAATGCCTTCGGTATTACTTCTTTCTCAGGTTACCGTCCTGGTGATTTTGGCGACCATGGTAAGGGATTGGCAATTGACTTCATGGTACCACAAAGTTCAGCACTTGGGGATCAAGTAGCAGAATATGCTATTGCCAATATGGGTGCGAAAAATATTTCTTATATTATCTGGAAACAACGTTTTTATGCTCCATATGCAAGTATTTATGGACCTGCATATACTTGGAATTTGATGCCAGACCGTGGAAGTATTACTGAAAACCACTACGATCATGTGCATGTATCTTTTAATTAG